From the Oleiphilus messinensis genome, one window contains:
- a CDS encoding PEP-CTERM/exosortase system-associated acyltransferase: MPSANISELFDSYFEIVYAHSAALRDETYKIRYDVYCRELAFEDESAFPDKMERDETDSYSHHYLIKHRRSGMYAGTVRVVDPNLTSDAVLCPIEQYCSESITDEVLNPVKLANNTYCEVSRLAVPDTFRRRTGEKGKPFIYEGERISMTETEKKAFPYIAVGLYLAAAAHFINSPKLSHIFVMMEPRLSIHLRRTGIDFRQIGEVVEYHGERAPFHIDKERLLGGMNPMIRALYDCIETSICAQVSEHTPELWAP; this comes from the coding sequence ATGCCGTCAGCGAACATTTCAGAGCTATTCGATTCTTATTTTGAAATCGTTTATGCCCACTCAGCAGCGTTGCGCGATGAAACGTACAAAATTCGTTATGATGTATATTGTCGCGAGCTCGCGTTTGAGGATGAGTCTGCATTTCCAGACAAAATGGAGCGTGACGAGACGGACTCGTATTCCCATCATTATCTGATCAAGCATCGGCGATCAGGGATGTATGCCGGAACCGTTCGAGTCGTCGATCCAAATCTTACCAGTGATGCTGTTTTGTGTCCTATTGAGCAGTACTGTTCGGAATCAATTACAGATGAGGTGCTTAACCCGGTAAAACTGGCTAATAACACCTACTGTGAGGTATCTCGGCTTGCTGTACCTGATACTTTCCGCCGAAGAACGGGTGAAAAAGGAAAACCGTTCATTTACGAGGGGGAGCGAATCAGCATGACGGAAACCGAAAAAAAAGCCTTTCCTTATATTGCTGTAGGGCTTTATTTAGCCGCCGCAGCGCATTTCATTAATTCGCCAAAGCTGAGCCATATCTTTGTGATGATGGAGCCTCGTTTGTCGATTCACCTCCGTAGAACCGGCATCGACTTCAGGCAAATCGGCGAAGTGGTGGAATACCATGGAGAGCGGGCTCCCTTTCACATTGATAAAGAGCGGCTGCTGGGGGGGATGAACCCGATGATCCGTGCGCTGTACGATTGTATCGAAACCAGTATTTGTGCCCAAGTATCTGAGCATACGCCAGAATTATGGGCGCCATAG
- a CDS encoding HPr-rel-A system PqqD family peptide chaperone: MLYRCNFEYLKHYRLWDEEVVVYHPPSGSTHRLNILAHDLLRLLDTPKSEEKLTELLTQCYAENTKAELSSAIATTLNFLLESGLLHKQPESTIQSQ, encoded by the coding sequence ATGCTGTACCGCTGTAACTTCGAGTACCTTAAGCATTACCGGCTTTGGGATGAGGAGGTGGTTGTCTACCACCCCCCATCCGGAAGCACTCACCGACTTAACATTCTTGCCCACGACTTACTACGTCTTCTGGACACACCGAAATCAGAAGAAAAACTAACGGAGTTGCTCACTCAGTGCTACGCTGAAAATACCAAAGCAGAACTCAGCTCTGCAATTGCTACGACATTGAACTTCCTGCTGGAGAGTGGACTACTGCATAAACAACCGGAGTCGACCATCCAAAGTCAGTGA
- a CDS encoding GNAT family N-acyltransferase: MLAELKHEDSVSALKPVFLCSGIPTALVWANTDELREESYRIRYEVYCRHLGFEDEQKYPEGQESDRFDLISNHFLVQDLETSNYVGTVRLVEPGLTASPLDAIPLESVYRKEYEQSTYCPAAQRSGSYLEVSRLALLTHAWQQSGTYSSELARLLYLASLAYFYSLPDMKRIYCLMEPRLAYRLNRIGLPFDQVGQLIQFKGDRAPYMLQRSGCLQGLRGEARSIFSQALAQMRRSNIRDSSKGG, from the coding sequence TTGTTAGCTGAATTAAAACATGAAGATAGTGTTTCAGCTTTGAAACCTGTATTTTTATGTTCTGGTATCCCCACAGCGTTGGTATGGGCAAATACGGATGAATTGAGAGAAGAGTCCTACCGTATTCGCTATGAAGTATATTGCAGGCATCTTGGCTTCGAAGATGAGCAGAAGTATCCCGAGGGGCAGGAGTCGGATCGGTTTGATCTGATTTCCAATCACTTTCTGGTTCAAGATTTGGAAACCTCCAATTATGTTGGTACCGTCCGTTTGGTCGAGCCGGGCCTGACTGCTTCGCCTCTGGATGCGATCCCCCTGGAAAGCGTATATCGAAAAGAGTACGAGCAAAGCACATATTGTCCGGCTGCGCAGCGATCTGGCTCCTACCTGGAGGTTTCGCGGCTCGCGCTGTTGACACATGCCTGGCAACAAAGTGGAACCTACTCCTCGGAACTGGCACGGTTGCTGTATTTGGCTTCACTTGCATACTTCTATAGCCTGCCTGATATGAAACGTATATATTGTCTAATGGAGCCCCGATTGGCGTATCGATTAAATCGAATTGGCTTGCCATTTGATCAAGTGGGTCAGTTAATTCAGTTTAAGGGCGATCGTGCGCCCTATATGTTGCAACGGTCGGGTTGCCTGCAAGGGCTTCGTGGTGAGGCCAGATCCATTTTTAGCCAAGCTTTAGCGCAAATGCGTCGCTCTAATATCCGTGATTCTTCAAAGGGCGGTTGA
- a CDS encoding HprK-related kinase A, translated as MQPAETLGINIGYFKVHLETHSDEVLRWVKTLYSEFPRTDLQQDFHDFHIRISPPTQLRRFIRPQIQFYFNEHAPFVPLPRSQAVPMFEWGLNWCIANHAHQYLLFHAAGLAKNDTFVLLPAPPGSGKSTLTAALMLNGWQLYSDELVMIDLKHNQVHGLSRPINLKNNSIDLITNTFSNSVMSSKFHDTAKGTVALLKPTGYSVQNVLTKRPVTHILFPKFERDSHLQSKTLSKTDAFMDLIANSFNYLVLGNAGFQCATQLVDSAECLTMKYSNFSDAFRFFDKLAS; from the coding sequence ATGCAACCTGCAGAAACCCTCGGTATCAACATTGGCTATTTTAAAGTCCACTTGGAAACTCACTCAGATGAAGTCTTAAGGTGGGTAAAGACATTATACAGCGAATTCCCGCGGACTGACTTGCAACAGGATTTTCACGATTTCCATATCAGAATTTCGCCACCAACCCAACTCCGCCGATTCATCCGCCCTCAGATCCAGTTTTACTTTAATGAACACGCCCCATTTGTTCCTCTCCCGCGCTCACAAGCCGTGCCAATGTTTGAATGGGGACTGAATTGGTGTATTGCAAATCATGCACACCAATATCTTCTGTTCCATGCTGCAGGCCTCGCCAAAAACGACACATTCGTACTGCTACCCGCTCCTCCGGGTTCAGGAAAAAGCACTCTCACCGCTGCACTCATGCTAAACGGCTGGCAATTATATTCTGACGAACTTGTGATGATCGATTTGAAGCATAACCAGGTACATGGTCTTTCAAGACCAATAAACCTGAAGAATAATTCGATTGACCTGATTACCAACACATTTAGCAACAGCGTGATGAGCAGTAAATTTCACGATACCGCAAAAGGCACTGTAGCACTCCTGAAACCGACAGGTTACAGCGTTCAAAACGTTCTAACGAAACGACCGGTGACTCACATCCTGTTTCCGAAATTTGAACGAGACAGCCATTTGCAAAGTAAAACACTCTCAAAAACAGACGCGTTTATGGATTTAATCGCGAACAGTTTTAATTACCTGGTATTGGGTAACGCCGGATTTCAATGCGCAACTCAACTGGTCGATTCTGCAGAATGCCTGACCATGAAATACAGTAATTTCTCAGATGCTTTTCGTTTTTTTGACAAGTTGGCAAGCTAA